Proteins encoded in a region of the Shewanella polaris genome:
- a CDS encoding COG3014 family protein: MLKSVWVLLILTMGLTGCAFNSVFVNYPSQIAPYRQQLSSDAPTANINELADNISGNDGLLYAQESGRIMQISGDFTRSKTYYQQAIDAYQAFDDKATVSASQLGAGASSILLNDNAIPYRGPGYERIMLHQYQALNYLFSGDTQGALVEVRRSNELQSLEQARYQQSQKSVQDMANGTIDAQITQLSQEAGTVTSSFLNAYSYYITGLLHELANEPNDAFIDYRKAAQITPNNTYLQQDLVRLAKQLAMPQYDEFKRRWGDAVLPTEDQGQVVFIVERSFVPEKQSITVPFSIDGNWQTASLATYQPQRQLLGESKILGLNQVLEAQSIANIDALAINALKEDLPAALFRQAARIYAKYQLNQSSRSNNNQMNVGAIAMQIFNVISEQADRRSWLTLPRQAQIAREFIAAGDYNIGLNNSQNVQITVKPNRTTLIWAIETGNRTRFYSIII; encoded by the coding sequence ATGTTAAAATCAGTTTGGGTGTTATTAATTCTCACGATGGGATTAACGGGATGTGCTTTTAACAGTGTATTTGTTAACTATCCTTCGCAAATAGCACCGTACAGACAACAATTAAGCAGTGATGCTCCCACAGCAAACATCAATGAGTTAGCAGACAATATTAGCGGTAATGATGGCCTACTTTACGCCCAGGAGTCTGGACGTATTATGCAGATTTCGGGAGATTTCACCCGTAGCAAAACCTATTACCAACAGGCCATTGATGCCTACCAAGCCTTTGATGACAAAGCCACCGTCAGCGCCAGTCAACTCGGGGCTGGGGCGAGTAGTATTTTATTAAATGATAACGCCATTCCATACCGTGGCCCTGGTTATGAACGTATAATGCTGCACCAGTATCAGGCTCTGAATTATTTATTTAGTGGCGACACTCAAGGTGCACTCGTTGAAGTTCGTCGCAGTAATGAACTACAAAGCTTAGAACAAGCTCGATATCAGCAATCGCAAAAATCGGTGCAAGACATGGCCAATGGCACTATCGACGCACAAATAACTCAATTAAGCCAAGAAGCCGGAACTGTTACCAGCTCATTTCTTAACGCGTACAGCTATTACATCACAGGGTTATTGCACGAACTGGCTAATGAGCCAAACGATGCTTTTATCGATTATCGCAAAGCGGCGCAAATTACCCCTAATAACACTTATTTACAGCAAGATTTGGTCCGCCTAGCAAAACAACTTGCCATGCCTCAATACGATGAATTTAAACGCCGTTGGGGGGATGCCGTTTTACCTACCGAAGACCAAGGCCAAGTGGTGTTTATTGTAGAAAGAAGTTTTGTACCTGAAAAACAAAGTATTACCGTCCCTTTTTCTATCGACGGTAATTGGCAAACGGCGTCATTAGCAACTTACCAACCACAGCGCCAATTATTAGGTGAAAGCAAAATTCTAGGATTAAACCAAGTATTGGAAGCCCAGAGCATTGCCAATATCGATGCTTTGGCTATTAATGCATTAAAAGAAGATTTGCCTGCTGCACTGTTTCGTCAAGCAGCCAGAATTTACGCAAAATACCAATTAAACCAAAGTAGCCGTAGCAACAACAATCAAATGAATGTTGGGGCAATTGCGATGCAGATTTTTAACGTCATTAGCGAGCAGGCTGACCGTAGAAGTTGGCTTACGTTGCCACGCCAAGCACAAATTGCCAGAGAGTTTATTGCTGCGGGCGATTATAATATTGGTTTAAATAATAGCCAAAATGTACAAATTACAGTGAAACCGAACCGTACAACATTAATTTGGGCAATAGAAACTGGAAATCGTACCCGTTTTTATTCAATAATCATCTGA
- the lpoB gene encoding penicillin-binding protein activator LpoB translates to MKNLKLIFVLAAVMGLSACQSKVEYGDASEVETVNENFGSTDLQNIAAKMVDSMLTFPPVIVMTQTNRPIIFVDKIKNKTSEHIDTESVTDTISNKLLRSGKFRFIDMTKVDTVRKQLDYQNNAGMVDPSTAIKFGRQIGAQYMLYGNLSSIVKQDGSTKDVYYKMTMRLMDLDTGLIEWSDEKEIRKVKSKSFLGL, encoded by the coding sequence ATGAAAAATTTGAAACTGATATTTGTGTTAGCTGCAGTAATGGGGCTGAGTGCCTGTCAATCTAAAGTTGAATATGGCGATGCCTCTGAAGTAGAAACAGTTAACGAAAACTTTGGCTCAACCGATCTGCAAAATATTGCTGCTAAAATGGTCGACAGTATGTTGACGTTCCCACCTGTTATCGTCATGACTCAAACTAACCGTCCCATTATTTTTGTTGATAAAATCAAAAACAAAACCTCTGAACATATCGACACAGAGTCTGTTACCGATACTATTAGCAACAAATTATTACGTTCAGGTAAGTTCCGCTTTATCGACATGACCAAGGTTGATACCGTGCGTAAACAGCTCGATTATCAAAATAATGCAGGCATGGTCGACCCATCTACCGCGATTAAATTTGGTCGTCAGATTGGAGCGCAGTACATGTTGTACGGCAACTTATCTAGCATCGTTAAACAAGATGGCAGCACCAAAGATGTGTACTACAAAATGACCATGCGTTTAATGGACCTTGATACCGGTTTAATTGAATGGTCTGACGAAAAAGAAATTCGTAAAGTTAAATCGAAATCATTTTTAGGCTTGTAA
- the pepN gene encoding aminopeptidase N produces the protein MKLLSTELFSPRIIKTSLVALCCASVISCSSSVSTSSFQRDGTANISQAQAQARSNIVSNVQYELTFFLSEQSQFSAKSVVHFDLSSVPKSLTLDLNKANVQQFIINGTKVYPNYNGAYFTLNQSLLTSGSNTIEIEFTREHSTNGEGLHRFVDPVDGKVYLYSHFEPAAAQQMFAVFDQPDIKANYQINVHAPKDWQVISAMRETNVIDQGDNNLWTFPTTPKLSPYNFSMHAGPYKVWQDNSGRYPMRLFSRQSVASQVSPQDWFTYTKQGLDFFDNYFGIAYPFKKYDQVLVPDFLYGAMENAAAITFSEDRFLFNADMTAEQKERLAGVIMHEMAHQWFGDLVTMKWWNGLWLNESFASFMGTLATSEATEFSHAWRTFYASGKQAAYHQDSLVTTHPIEVPVATSQNAFDNIDAITYQKGASTIKQLRHLLGEETFRRGVSQYLQQYSYKNAELNDFINSLAQASGRDLSLWTKEWLYAAGVNTIKAQYTCQNSQIDSFAIIQTADEQHPTLREQRIKIGLFNKQRYGVEKQKSLAVTYKGAYTEVEQLIGEACPDLVYPNYDDWGFVKVELDPTSFNTAKEQLSQVSDPLLRSMLWQSMWDSVIEGKTPLNEFLNIALINAPLEKDYTILGQVLGNLQRAKNYLDLMAPSNTAYNNKISKALSQMSLRMSMEYFSNSDFQRRWFDAYISFSNNGDALKHIQSLLQGKDLIKGLNIGQDLRWAMIKQLNRYDYGNAQALLAKEKQLDQSDSGEKAAIAAEVIRPQSSLKRQWLNTIEHNDSMPFSKIRVAMNNLYPAEQKLLSAATAEQRFANLALMDSKGPVFMRSFAAQLIPTECSSANIDAISSVLNTQTGLSALTRRALLETRQQEQRCVKIKHMLR, from the coding sequence GTGAAATTGTTATCCACTGAATTATTTAGCCCTCGGATCATTAAAACTAGCCTAGTTGCATTATGTTGTGCCAGTGTGATCAGCTGTAGCAGCTCTGTTTCAACCTCATCTTTTCAACGAGATGGCACAGCCAATATCAGCCAAGCACAAGCGCAAGCGCGTTCAAATATCGTTTCTAATGTGCAATACGAGCTGACCTTTTTCCTTAGTGAACAAAGCCAATTCAGTGCAAAATCAGTAGTACACTTCGACCTAAGCAGCGTGCCTAAATCGCTTACGTTAGATCTAAATAAAGCCAATGTTCAACAATTTATCATTAACGGCACCAAGGTTTACCCTAATTACAATGGCGCTTACTTCACTTTAAATCAGAGTCTATTAACCAGTGGTAGTAACACTATTGAAATTGAATTTACACGGGAACACAGCACTAACGGCGAAGGCCTGCATCGTTTTGTCGACCCTGTAGACGGAAAAGTTTACTTGTACTCGCATTTTGAGCCTGCTGCCGCCCAGCAAATGTTTGCCGTATTTGATCAACCGGATATCAAAGCCAATTATCAAATTAATGTCCATGCTCCAAAAGATTGGCAAGTCATCAGCGCCATGCGCGAAACCAATGTGATTGACCAAGGTGACAATAACTTATGGACATTCCCAACAACGCCTAAGCTGAGCCCGTATAATTTCTCCATGCATGCCGGTCCCTACAAAGTGTGGCAAGACAATTCAGGGCGTTATCCAATGCGATTATTCTCTCGTCAGTCAGTGGCCTCACAAGTTAGCCCACAAGATTGGTTTACCTATACTAAGCAAGGTTTAGACTTTTTTGATAACTACTTTGGCATTGCTTATCCGTTCAAAAAATATGACCAAGTATTGGTGCCTGACTTTCTCTACGGTGCCATGGAAAACGCAGCAGCAATTACTTTTTCTGAAGACCGTTTCTTATTTAATGCCGACATGACGGCTGAACAAAAAGAACGTTTAGCGGGCGTTATCATGCATGAAATGGCCCACCAGTGGTTTGGCGACTTGGTAACAATGAAATGGTGGAATGGCCTGTGGTTAAACGAAAGTTTCGCCTCATTTATGGGCACCCTTGCCACCAGTGAAGCAACCGAATTTAGTCATGCCTGGCGTACTTTTTATGCTTCTGGTAAACAAGCTGCTTATCATCAAGACAGCTTAGTCACTACACATCCCATTGAAGTGCCCGTAGCCACCAGCCAAAATGCCTTTGATAATATCGATGCGATTACTTATCAAAAAGGCGCATCAACCATCAAGCAATTGCGTCATTTACTTGGTGAAGAGACCTTCCGCCGTGGTGTGAGCCAATATTTACAACAATACAGTTATAAGAATGCCGAGCTAAACGACTTTATTAATAGCCTAGCTCAAGCCAGTGGCCGAGATTTATCACTTTGGACCAAAGAGTGGTTGTACGCAGCGGGTGTTAACACCATCAAAGCACAATACACTTGCCAAAATAGCCAAATTGACTCGTTTGCCATTATACAAACTGCAGATGAGCAACACCCAACACTGCGTGAACAAAGAATAAAAATTGGCTTGTTCAATAAGCAACGTTATGGGGTAGAAAAACAAAAATCGCTGGCTGTGACATACAAAGGGGCTTATACCGAAGTTGAGCAGTTAATTGGCGAGGCTTGCCCAGATTTAGTTTATCCAAACTACGATGACTGGGGCTTTGTAAAAGTGGAGTTAGACCCAACGTCATTTAATACCGCTAAAGAGCAACTAAGCCAAGTGAGCGATCCGTTATTGCGATCAATGCTTTGGCAGAGCATGTGGGACAGCGTCATTGAAGGTAAAACGCCATTAAATGAGTTTTTAAATATTGCATTAATTAATGCACCACTGGAAAAGGATTACACAATTCTTGGGCAAGTATTAGGCAATTTACAGCGGGCTAAAAACTACCTCGATTTAATGGCGCCAAGCAATACAGCCTACAATAATAAAATATCCAAAGCACTTAGCCAGATGAGTCTGCGCATGAGCATGGAGTATTTTAGTAATAGTGATTTCCAACGTCGGTGGTTTGATGCTTACATTAGTTTCTCTAACAATGGAGACGCGTTAAAACATATTCAATCTTTACTGCAAGGTAAAGACCTCATTAAAGGTTTAAACATAGGTCAAGACTTACGCTGGGCAATGATCAAACAATTAAACCGTTACGATTATGGCAATGCTCAGGCGTTACTTGCCAAAGAAAAGCAGCTTGATCAATCTGACTCAGGTGAAAAAGCAGCGATTGCTGCAGAAGTAATCCGGCCTCAGTCATCGCTTAAACGTCAGTGGCTAAACACCATCGAACATAATGACAGCATGCCGTTCTCAAAAATTCGGGTTGCGATGAATAATCTTTACCCTGCAGAGCAAAAGTTATTAAGTGCCGCAACTGCAGAGCAACGGTTTGCCAACTTAGCGTTAATGGACAGCAAGGGACCGGTATTTATGCGCAGTTTTGCAGCGCAACTCATTCCAACAGAATGCAGTTCGGCGAACATTGATGCCATTAGTTCCGTCTTAAATACGCAAACAGGTTTATCGGCATTAACAAGACGTGCCCTACTTGAAACTCGTCAACAAGAGCAGCGCTGTGTAAAAATAAAGCACATGTTAAGATAA
- a CDS encoding endonuclease/exonuclease/phosphatase family protein, with protein sequence MQVNSTSSTSSPALTFSVVSINLFNFIEPPYAYYDFENIYSDKQWLKKRAWLSDFIEQNQPDVIGFQEVFSPDALATLTKSLGYEYFVALDLPEVVSDYVYRSPVVAIASKYPIIDSANVIPDPQWVTQLGLAETFAFSRKPLRATIQFPIFGPCDCYVIHLKSKRSGVSRDDISHSGLHGGADFVARQVLGRWASSLQRGSEAALLCHQMLMRRQQSQQPFMLMGDFNDTMGSELLAAFNNQLRVFRSDIEDPGLAKLGETSLMAELHQSSLFDSYELFIAATKRNATLAEDEFESASVIDDEPHTVRQPTHYYGNSGSVLDYILVSSEFNPTQQQNLAHIVNYQTFDRHLVRPDYERDSDSTDHAPVMMRFSVRS encoded by the coding sequence TTGCAAGTTAACAGCACATCTTCTACTTCATCACCAGCGCTTACATTCAGTGTAGTGAGCATAAATTTATTTAACTTTATTGAACCGCCTTACGCCTACTACGACTTTGAAAATATCTATAGCGACAAACAATGGCTAAAAAAGCGTGCTTGGTTAAGTGATTTTATTGAGCAAAACCAACCCGATGTTATCGGTTTTCAAGAAGTATTTAGTCCCGACGCATTAGCTACACTGACAAAGTCGTTGGGTTATGAGTATTTTGTGGCGTTAGATTTACCCGAGGTGGTCAGTGACTATGTGTATCGCAGCCCTGTGGTAGCCATAGCTTCAAAGTATCCTATTATCGATTCTGCCAATGTCATTCCTGATCCGCAGTGGGTAACTCAATTAGGTTTAGCTGAGACATTTGCTTTTAGTCGGAAACCACTTCGAGCCACGATACAGTTTCCCATTTTTGGCCCATGCGATTGTTATGTTATTCACCTTAAGTCCAAGCGAAGTGGTGTTAGTCGTGATGATATTAGTCACAGCGGTCTACATGGCGGAGCTGATTTTGTAGCAAGACAAGTACTTGGGCGATGGGCATCAAGTTTGCAACGTGGCAGTGAAGCCGCGTTGTTGTGCCATCAAATGTTGATGAGACGGCAACAAAGTCAGCAACCCTTTATGTTAATGGGCGACTTTAATGACACCATGGGGAGCGAGCTCTTAGCCGCATTTAACAATCAATTGCGAGTATTTCGCAGTGACATTGAAGACCCTGGGCTGGCTAAGCTAGGCGAAACATCACTAATGGCAGAATTACACCAAAGTAGTTTGTTTGACAGTTATGAGTTATTTATTGCCGCAACTAAGCGCAATGCAACCTTAGCTGAAGATGAATTCGAATCGGCATCGGTAATCGATGATGAGCCTCATACGGTAAGGCAACCGACACATTACTATGGCAATAGTGGTTCAGTGCTCGATTATATCTTGGTGTCGAGTGAATTTAATCCCACACAACAACAAAACCTTGCTCATATTGTTAACTATCAAACGTTTGACAGACACCTTGTTCGGCCTGACTATGAACGCGATAGTGACAGTACCGATCATGCACCGGTAATGATGCGTTTTAGTGTGCGCAGTTAG
- a CDS encoding CIA30 family protein: MTSINRHKIRLNQAIKTTILVAGFMSLISQPAWSTSEENMLFHFTDVSHFTKWNINNDTVMGGVSQSQVSIDGQQNLLLFTGSVSLENNGGFASTESILTSQITTASLLTLVVKGDGKTYQIRLKTPSLSNGEAYVANFTTRVDTITQHAFTAADFTVSFRGRSVANAPELHFEDIDRIGFLVAQKQQGPFAIELHSIQFDR; encoded by the coding sequence ATGACATCAATAAATAGACACAAAATTCGCCTGAATCAGGCCATAAAAACAACCATATTGGTTGCTGGTTTTATGTCCCTTATTAGCCAGCCCGCATGGAGTACAAGTGAGGAAAATATGCTATTTCACTTTACCGATGTAAGTCACTTTACAAAATGGAATATCAATAATGACACTGTAATGGGTGGCGTCTCACAAAGCCAAGTCAGCATTGATGGCCAACAAAACTTGCTATTATTTACGGGTTCGGTTTCATTAGAAAATAATGGTGGATTTGCGTCTACAGAATCAATATTAACATCTCAAATAACAACAGCATCATTACTGACCCTCGTCGTTAAAGGTGATGGAAAAACTTATCAAATTCGCCTAAAAACACCGAGTTTATCGAATGGTGAAGCCTATGTAGCTAATTTTACCACTCGTGTAGACACAATCACTCAACATGCTTTTACCGCCGCGGACTTTACTGTCAGCTTTAGAGGGCGATCGGTCGCAAATGCACCAGAACTACATTTTGAAGATATTGATAGAATTGGTTTTTTAGTCGCCCAAAAACAACAAGGCCCATTTGCAATTGAATTACACTCTATTCAATTCGACAGATAA
- a CDS encoding HAD family hydrolase yields MNLPMQIKGIIFDLDGTLVESSLDFDLIRQQIGCPQAIDLLKYVDSLNCKTTQAKANQVILDHEYQDAINAKPIKGMTELINAIEVAKLPTAIVTRNSLAASDMKIKKNNIAIDHVLTREDYPAKPAPDALLAIASQWEIAPQYIMYVGDYLYDIQAANNAGMIACLITHGIENRYQALADIVIDELSQLLPLLTPTEKC; encoded by the coding sequence TTGAATTTACCAATGCAAATAAAAGGCATTATTTTTGACTTAGACGGCACCTTAGTTGAATCCAGTTTGGACTTTGATTTAATTCGTCAGCAAATTGGTTGTCCTCAAGCCATTGATCTACTTAAATACGTCGACAGTTTAAATTGCAAAACAACTCAAGCCAAAGCAAACCAAGTTATTCTTGATCATGAATACCAAGATGCAATAAATGCTAAACCCATTAAAGGCATGACAGAGTTAATTAATGCTATTGAAGTGGCTAAATTACCCACCGCCATAGTGACTCGTAATAGCCTTGCGGCTAGTGACATGAAGATTAAAAAAAATAATATTGCCATCGACCATGTGCTCACTAGAGAAGATTATCCAGCAAAACCCGCACCCGATGCACTACTGGCAATAGCCTCGCAATGGGAAATTGCCCCACAATATATTATGTATGTTGGCGATTACTTATACGACATTCAAGCGGCCAATAATGCTGGCATGATCGCCTGCTTAATTACCCATGGCATTGAAAACCGTTATCAAGCATTAGCAGATATTGTTATTGATGAGCTAAGTCAACTGCTGCCATTACTGACTCCAACTGAAAAGTGTTAG
- a CDS encoding TIGR02450 family Trp-rich protein: MNRFHPKKLLHSKWTKIEVINKLKHFSIIKVEYDEQKNVIECIIRAEMNTQEFAVDWHDLKDSQQWKMGWQ, translated from the coding sequence ATGAACCGATTTCACCCAAAGAAATTACTCCACAGTAAATGGACTAAGATTGAGGTTATTAACAAGCTCAAACATTTTAGCATCATAAAAGTGGAATATGACGAGCAAAAAAATGTCATTGAATGCATTATTCGTGCAGAAATGAATACACAAGAGTTTGCAGTAGACTGGCACGATCTAAAAGATTCACAACAGTGGAAAATGGGCTGGCAATAA
- a CDS encoding DUF2955 domain-containing protein, which translates to MLLRHSPLTANDFRQCLRIATGATLGFAICKFFDLSNGVFFTVTPMLLLGLVPVMNAHAMRQLLASAVMAGIEVGIVGGLFGSHPGMILPIVFALFLYRFAAMSRGNLFLFGANGVISLSIMLHFASYPSVDINNLIFSNFWATVTSVIIAYAVTALWPDVEPRASMAAVVKAPNRMRHEALLGASIATASFLVFQVFNLRDSMSAQATTLLLLFPMHWNGALGYARKRAIGTLFGVTFGLVGQGLLYDWSGLLIFVIPLLWIGLMLFSQVHVREASGSGVGFGAMTTLGILFGQYLTPNNDLVFSALYRISSILVAIVATLLLCYLVHRLLNRFEATRFGL; encoded by the coding sequence ATGTTATTACGTCATAGCCCTTTGACAGCAAATGATTTTCGTCAATGTTTACGCATTGCAACGGGCGCAACGCTAGGGTTTGCAATATGTAAGTTTTTCGACTTGAGCAATGGAGTCTTTTTTACCGTAACGCCAATGTTGTTATTGGGTTTGGTGCCTGTAATGAATGCCCATGCTATGCGACAATTGTTGGCATCGGCAGTAATGGCAGGCATTGAAGTCGGTATTGTTGGTGGTTTATTTGGCTCTCATCCAGGAATGATATTACCCATTGTTTTTGCACTTTTTTTGTATCGGTTTGCGGCAATGTCGCGTGGCAATTTATTTCTATTCGGTGCAAACGGAGTAATCAGTTTAAGTATTATGCTGCACTTTGCCAGTTATCCTAGTGTTGATATTAACAACCTTATTTTCAGTAACTTTTGGGCAACGGTTACTTCAGTCATCATTGCTTACGCCGTGACTGCATTATGGCCAGATGTTGAGCCCAGAGCATCGATGGCGGCAGTAGTTAAAGCACCTAATCGAATGCGCCACGAAGCGTTGCTTGGAGCATCCATTGCAACGGCATCATTTTTAGTATTTCAGGTGTTTAACTTACGAGATTCTATGTCGGCTCAAGCCACTACGTTATTATTGTTATTTCCGATGCATTGGAATGGTGCGCTTGGCTATGCTCGAAAACGTGCTATTGGCACTTTATTTGGGGTGACGTTTGGCTTAGTTGGCCAAGGCTTGCTGTATGATTGGTCTGGATTATTAATTTTTGTGATACCACTGTTATGGATAGGCTTAATGCTATTTAGCCAAGTGCATGTTAGAGAGGCTAGCGGTTCCGGGGTCGGCTTTGGTGCCATGACCACCTTAGGAATCTTGTTTGGCCAATATTTAACCCCAAACAATGACTTAGTGTTTAGTGCCTTATATCGTATCAGTAGCATTTTAGTAGCGATAGTGGCGACATTATTGCTGTGTTATTTGGTGCATCGGTTGTTAAATCGTTTTGAAGCAACCCGATTTGGGCTGTAG
- a CDS encoding HlyD family secretion protein, whose amino-acid sequence MTPDQQFARLVKISIIMFVLVFGYFMFADAVIPMTPQAMATRMVTKVTPQVSGKIASIEVENNQVVAKGDVLFKIDSASYELAVEQATLALEQAEQDNAELDAAIVAAQADVKANLSSSQQKRSEATRIDTLYATRGVSQQLKDQTESDAATAEANLLAAKARLVKLTVSRGRDGKDNLKVRQAQNHLAQAELNLSYTQIRADQSGVVTNLQLKVGSFATIGQPLLAVVSEKVDIIADFREKSLRGIKPQSTAYITFDGQPGRLYPAKVSTVDAGVSAGQFEANGRLASPQDSVRWVRDAQRLRLHLELDQQAINTLPAGARATVQLVPNSILLGLLAKLQIKAVSVLHYIY is encoded by the coding sequence ATGACTCCAGACCAACAATTTGCTCGACTCGTTAAAATATCCATTATTATGTTTGTACTGGTATTTGGTTATTTTATGTTTGCCGACGCCGTTATCCCTATGACGCCTCAAGCTATGGCGACACGAATGGTGACGAAAGTAACCCCACAAGTTAGCGGTAAAATTGCTTCGATTGAGGTTGAAAATAACCAAGTGGTTGCTAAGGGGGATGTATTATTTAAAATCGATTCAGCCTCATATGAGCTGGCCGTTGAACAAGCCACATTAGCCTTAGAACAGGCAGAACAAGATAATGCGGAACTGGATGCTGCCATTGTAGCTGCTCAGGCAGATGTAAAAGCCAACCTAAGCAGTTCCCAACAAAAGCGCAGCGAAGCAACCCGTATCGATACGCTTTATGCTACTAGGGGCGTATCTCAGCAGTTAAAAGATCAAACTGAAAGTGATGCAGCAACAGCGGAGGCAAATTTACTTGCCGCTAAAGCCCGATTAGTTAAATTAACCGTAAGTCGTGGACGTGATGGTAAAGATAATTTAAAAGTGCGCCAAGCTCAAAACCACTTAGCTCAAGCTGAGTTAAACCTGTCTTATACCCAAATTCGTGCAGATCAAAGTGGCGTGGTAACTAACTTACAGCTGAAAGTAGGTAGTTTTGCGACAATTGGCCAGCCGTTATTGGCCGTAGTATCAGAGAAAGTGGATATTATTGCTGACTTTAGAGAAAAAAGCCTAAGAGGCATAAAGCCGCAATCAACGGCTTATATTACCTTTGATGGTCAACCTGGGCGTTTATATCCTGCTAAAGTCAGTACCGTAGATGCTGGCGTTAGCGCTGGGCAATTTGAAGCTAACGGTCGTTTAGCTTCACCACAGGATTCTGTTCGTTGGGTGCGTGATGCTCAGCGATTACGTTTACACCTTGAACTTGATCAACAAGCCATCAATACATTGCCTGCTGGGGCGCGTGCAACCGTGCAATTAGTGCCAAATAGTATTCTGCTTGGTTTGCTTGCAAAGCTGCAAATCAAGGCTGTGAGTGTGCTGCATTATATATACTAA